Within the Mycobacterium gordonae genome, the region TCCAACGGCCGCGGCAGCAGTCGTTGGGCGGCATCGAGCCGGCTCAACAGGGTGTTGCGGTGGATGTAGAGCTGTTGGGCCGCGCGGGCGGCATTGCACTGCTCGTTGATGTACGTCAGCAACGTGTCCCGAAGCACCGAGCCGGCCGAGGCGAGGGAACCGAGCGTATGGCTGATGAAAGCATCTGCCTGACCTTGCTTTTGGGTGAGCAGCGCGACCATCTGGATGTCTTCGAAGTGCGCTACCTGCTGTCGTGACCGCAACCGCACCATCATGTGCTGCGCGGTGAGGGCCTGCTCATAGCTGTTGCGGAAACCGTCGACGCCTCGCGCACCGGCGCCGATCGCGAGGCGCAGCCTGGGAGTTTCGTCGAGCACTCTACGGACCTTTTCACCGTCGATTTCGGCGACATCCTTGAACCACACCCAGCGAGTCGCCTCGCTGGCGACCACCGCGAATGGTTGTGGGCATCCGACAACCTGCCCCAATGCGGCAACCGTCCGGTCCATCAGCCGGCTATCGCCGTCAGGCTCGTCACACCACAGGATGGCGGCGGTGTGAGATCCGCTGAGCGCGTACCCCAGTCGCGCTTCAGCCCGTTTGTGGTTCATGGACTCGCCGTCGAGGATGAATTCGACGATCTTGCGCCGCTCGACGATCGCCCCCTGGGCCAGTTCGGTGTGCTCCAGCTTCATCTGCCGCGCGATCGCGGCTAGCGTCAAGTCGACGAAATCACTCGCTGAGCGCGAGATCACATTGAGTAGCTCTCTGAGTTCATGCGGATCGGACGTGAGGTCGAACACGATGTCCATCCAGCGCTGCAAAGCCACGTTCTGGCCGATGCGGTAGATGTCGGGCGCCGAAGCGCCAAGGCCCCGGCGCACCAGAATGCGAGCCATCCGCAACGGCTCAGGCCCGAGGTACGCCGACACGACGCCACCGGGGTCACGCAAGTGACTGGTGGCGAAGTGCACGAGGTTCGCACGATTGGACGAACTGACCGCTGCGGCCAGGGTCGGATCTCCGGCGATCGCGGAGTTGCCGGCCACGGATGCCCGGTCGAGCTGTTCCAGCCATTCTGGGGTTGGGTTGAGAGCGATCCAGGCTCCTTGGCGGATCAGCTCGCGGATCTGCGGCGACAATTTGCTATCTACCACGGAAAACCATTCGGTCGTAGGCGCACTTTGTACTTTCATCGAGTTCTCTCGGTGAGGTGAGGGGAGTTGGTTCGACTGCGGATCGATGCGGGCGCGGGTCCCCGCGGGCCCTTCAAAAGCTACATCAACGTATCGTATACAGTCAAGCATTCTATACTCATATGTATTCGTTGTTGATTTTTCCGGCCGCTTCGGCATCCCGAAGTTGATCCGCCCGGTCTAGAGTTCCAATCGATGCGTCGCACGTGGACCTGGACATTTGACCTGCAGCCGGATCAACTCTGGCCGGTGCTGGCTGACACCAACCGGTTCAACGAGGCCCTGGGTCTGCCGCCCTACACACTCGACGAGACGCCCCAACCGAACGGCACAGTCCTGCGACGTGGGCGGGGTAAAGCAGCGGGTTTCACGCTGGAGTGGGAAGAGAAGCCGTACGAGTGGGTCTCGGGTCGACATTTTCGCCAGTCACGCGTGTTCAGCAAGGGCCCGTTCCGGCGCTTCGGCCCGGACTTCGATGTCGAACCGGACGGCTGCGGCGGCTCGCGTGTTTCCTATGCACTCGAATGGGAGCCGCTGAACATGGCAGGCCGCCTGTTCGGCGCTCGACTTGCGGCGCAGGCCGGTGAGCACGTGCGCCGCCGCGTCCTGGAGGCGGTCGCTTATCTTCGGGGTGACGATGCTGCGGACCGCCTCACACCGTTCGTGTTGCCAGAGCCGATGCTGCCACCGGGTGCGCGCGAACGAGCCACCGCGATCGCACGCGAAATCGACCGCAGCGCGTACGGAAACGGGCTCGGTGACCGCCTGGCCGAGCTGGTGCTGCACGCCATGGCGGCCGATCTCAACCGGCTGCGACCCAAGGTCCTGGCGGGCCAGCTTGGGGTGCCGGTGCGCGCAGCCACCGAGGCGTGTCTGACCGCCGTGAAGAGCGGTCTGCTTTGCATGAAGTGGGATCTGCTGTGCCCCAATTGCCGGGGCGCCAAGGTCAGCGTCCCATCGCTGGCCGACCTACCACACGGTGCGCACTGTTCGTCGTGCAACATCGATTACGACCGCGACTTCGAACGCAACGTCGAGCTGACATTCACACCGTCACCGACGGTGCGCCCGCTGCGGGAGGGCGAATTCTGCCTTTCCGGACCGATGAGCACCGCGCATGTGGTGGTGCAGGTCTTACTGAGCCCGGGGGAGCGACGCACCGTGCCAATCGACCTGCTTCCCGGCTCCTATCGTGGACGCACGTTACATCCGGGCGCCGTCGTCGACGTCGAATACGCTGCCGACGCCTTTCCCGATCTGCGTATCACGGCCACCGGTGTGGAGCTGCTCGCGGAGCCGGACGGCAACGACGAGCCGGGAACCGTGACGTTCGTCAACGAGACAGGATACGAACTTGCGGCGTTGATCGAAGAACGATCGTGGACACGGCAGGCCCTGACGGCACCGGAAGTGATCTCGTTGCAGGCATTTCGAGACATGTTCGCCGAGGCGACGCTGCGCCCGGGTGACGATGCCGGCGTCAGCCAGGTCGCGCTGCTGTTCACCGACCTGCGTGGCTCGACTGAGCTCTATGAACGGGTTGGTGATGCCACCGCGTACAACTTGGTCCGGGAACACTTCACCTTGCTCGCCGAGATCGTGCGTGATCATGCCGGCGCGATCGTCAAGACGATCGGCGACGCGGTGATGGCGTCGTTCGACGATCCCGCCCAGGCGGTGCGCGCGGCGCTGGCCATGCAGGCCAAGATCGCCGCGTCCGCGCACGGCGCCGAGCATCTGGTGTTGAAAGTGGGCGTCCATGCCGGCCCGAGTGTGGTCGTGACGTTGAATGACCGCCTGGACTACTTCGGCTCCACCGTCAATATGGCGGCGCGCCTGCAAGGTCAGAGTGCCGGCGAGGACATCGTGCTGTCAGAAGCCATCGCTTCGGATCCTGCGGTCCAGGAATTTCTGGCCGACATACCGCAGCGCCATGAGACGGTTGCGCTCAAAGGTTTCAACGAACCGGTCGGTTTCCTGCGGTTGCTGAGTTTGGCATCACCCCGGGACGGGGAAGACGGGCACTAGATTTGCCCGTGCGATTCGAGGTGTGCAATGTGGACGATCATCTACCGGCTGATATCCGTCGCCGCCATGATGCTTGCGCCGATGGCGGTTATGACGATCGCGACACCCGCCGTCAGTTCGGCGCAGTGCGCCGACGGCGAATGGTGGGATCCCACAGGTAAGGTGTGCCGCCCCTTGGGTGTTGGGCCACAACCACTCAACTGTGATGCGGGCCAGTGGTGGGATCCGACCGCCAACGTCTGCCGGCCCTTGGGCGTCGGGCCGCAACCACTGGCCTGCGACAACGGTTGGTGGTGGGACCCGGCAGCCAACGTCTGCCGGCCACCGGTGTTACCAGCGGGATAGATAGCGGCCACATCGCGCTACTCCGGCGGGAAGCCACCCGTGGCCACCGGTCCCCACCGGTTGGCAGTGACGCGCAGCAGACACTTGTTCTGGTCGCGCATCGCGCGGCGATATTCGTCCCAGTCCGAGTGCTCCCCGGCGATCGGCCGGTAATAATCGACGAGGGGTTCAACCGCAGCAGGCGCATCGATCACCTCGGCGCCGCCATCGAGTTGTACGTAGGGGCCGTTAAATTCGTCGGAAAGCACGACGACGCTTGCTCTGCCCGTCCGTCGGATGTTGACGCTCTTCGCGCGCTGAGGATAGCTCGCGATGACAATCCTGCCCTGCGCATCGACTCCACCGGTTACCGGCGAGCTCTGCAGCGAGCCGTCCGTACGAAAGGTGGTCAGTACCATCCGGTGTCGCGGCCGGACGAATTCCAGCAATTCGGCAAAACCCACTTCGTCCGCTGTCGCAATTTTCCGACCCATGAGACCAACCTAGCCCGGTTGGGGCGACCACTACTCTGGCCCGAGTGGCCGATCCGACCGTCAGCGAGTTGCGCAGACGCCTCGACGAGTTGACGATTCGCGACGCCGCCCGCTTGCGCAGGCGTCTGCAGAATGTTCGCGGCGGCTTCAGGCCGGAGAAGTTGCGACAGCTCGCCCAGCAGGTCGCTGCCGCTGAATCGCTGGTGGCCGCCCGCCAAGCCGCCGTGCCGACGATCAGTTACCCCGACCTCCCGATCACCGAGCGCCGCCAGGAAATCAGCGAAGCGATACTCAACCACCAGGTCGTCATCGTCGCCGGAGAAACCGGCTCCGGCAAGACCACCCAGTTACCCAAGATCTGCCTCGATCTCGGCCGCGGCGTGCGCGGCACGATTGGACACACGCAGCCCCGTCGGCTGGCCGCCCGGACCGTCGCGCAACGCATCGCCGACGAACTGCACAGCCCACTCGGCGACGTCGTGGGGTACACCGTCCGCTTTACCGATCAGGTTAGCGACCGCACCCTGATCAGATTGATGACCGACGGCATCCTGCTCGCCGAAATCCAGCGCGACCGCCGCCTGCTGCAGTACGACACGCTCATTCTCGACGAGGCCCACGAACGCAGTCTCAACATCGATTTTCTGTTGGGCTACCTGCGAGCGTTGCTGCCCCGCCGGCCCGAGTTGAAGGTGATCGTCACGTCCGCCACCATCGAACCGCAGCGTTTCGCCGCGCATTTCGCAGGGGCTCCCATCGTGGAGGTGTCTGGACGGACCTATCCGGTGCAGATCCGGTACCGGCCGCTGGAGCTGCCCGTTTCGGTTGGCGCGCAGGATGATCCCGACGATCCCGATCACGAGATCATTCGAACCGAGACGCGCGATGAGATCGAAGCGATCGCCGATGCTATCGACGAGCTGCATGCGGAGCCGCCGGGCGACGTCTTGGTGTTCCTATCCGGAGAGCGCGAAATTCGGGACACCGCAGAGGCGTTGGCGGGTCTAAAACACACCGAAGTGCTTCCTTTGTACGCGCGGCTACCCACCGCCGAGCAACACAAGGTCTTCGCGCCGCACACCAGTCGCCGGGTAGTGCTGGCGACCAATGTGGCAGAGACGTCGTTGACCGTGCCGGGAATCCGCTACGTCGTGGACCCGGGTAACGCCAGGATCTCGCGGTACAGCCGGCGATTGAAGGTACAGCGACTGCCCATCGAGCCGGTTTCGCAGGCATCGGCCGCCCAGCGAGCCGGCCGGTGTGGCCGGGTGGCACCGGGGGTGTGCATCCGTCTCTACTCCGAGGAGGATTTCGCTACCCGCCCGCGCTACACCGAGCCGGAGATACTCCGGACCAACCTCGCCTCGGTGATCCTGCAGATGGCGGCGTTGCAACTTGGGGACATCGAAAGATTTCCCTTTCTGGATCCACCTGATCAGCGCAGCATCCGTGACGGGGTGCAGCTGTTGCAGGAACTCGGCGCTTTCGACCAGCAAGGCGCGATCACCGATCTTGGCCGTCGACTGGCGCGGCTGCCCGTCGACCCACGTCTCGGCCGGATGATCCTGCAGGCCGACCGCGAAGGATGCGTGCGCGAAATCCTGGTGCTCGCCGCGGCGCTGACCATCCCGGACCCGCGGGAGCGGCCCGTCGACCGCGAAGAGGCGGCGCGCCAGAGCCACGCCAGGTTCGCCGATGAGAGCTCCGACTTCATCGCCTACCTCAACCTTTGGCGTTATCTTCGAGATCAGCGAAAGGAATTGTCGGGCAGCGCTTTTCGACGGATGTGTCGCAAGGAGTTCCTGCACTACCTGCGGATCCGCGAGTGGCAGGACCTGGTCGGCCAATTGCGGAGCATCGCCCGCGATCTGGGTATCAGGGAGTCTGACGAGACGGCGGACCCGGCGCGGATTCACGCGGCGCTGCTGGCAGGGTTGCTGTCACATGTGGGAATGCGCCGCGAGGACACCCGCGAGTATCTGGGCGCGCGCAATGCGCGCTTCGTACTCGCGCCCGGCTCGGTGCTGACCAAACGCCCGCCGCAATGGGTCGTCGCCGCGGAATTAGTGGAGACCAGCCGACTCTATGGCCGGACCGCCGCGCGCATTCAGCCAGAGGTCGTCGAGCGAGTCGCGGGTGAGCTGGTGCAGCGCACCTACAGCGAACCACATTGGGAAACAAAACGTGGTGAAGTGCTGGCCTACGAGCGGGTGACACTGTACGGCCTGCCGCTGGTCGCGCGCCGCAGAGTCGGGTACGCCAAGGTCGAGCCGGTGGTGGCGCGCGAGTTGTTCATCCGACACGCACTGGTGGAAGGCGATTGGCAGACTCGTCACCACTTCTTCCGCGACAACGCGCGACGGCGCGCGGAACTGGAGGAGCTCGAGGAGCGGGCTCGTCGCCGCGACCTGCTCGTCGGTGACGACGACCTTCATGCGTGGTTCGACGCACGTATTCCTGCTGATGTCGTGTCCGCGCAACACTTTGACGCGTGGTGGAAGAAGCAGCGGCACCGGACCCCGGAGCTGCTGACCTTCTCGCGCGATGACCTGTTGCGCTCGGACGAGGCGGCCGCAAGCAAGGATCGCCCGGACACCTGGCGGACCGGTGATGCCGCACTACCGCTGACCTACCGATTCGAGCCGGGGGCGACCGATGACGGTGTGACGGTGCACGTCCCGATCGACGTCTTGGCGCGCCTGGGAGGTGACGAATTCGCCTGGCAGGTACCGGCACTGCGCGAGGAACTGGTCACCGCCCTGATCCGCTCACTGCCGAAAGATCTGCGACGCAACTTCGTTCCCGCCCCCGACACCGCGCGGGCCGTGCTGCTCGGCATCGACCCGTCCGGCGAGCCGCTGCTGAACGCGTTGCAGCGTGAATTGCGCAGGCGCACGGGTGTTGTGGTACCCGTCGAGGCTTTCGACCTGGACACGCTACCGCCGCATCTGCGGGTGACGTTTGCCGTCGAGTCTGCGGACGGGACCGAGGTGGCACGCGGGAAGGATCTGCATGCCCTGCAGGAGCGCCTTGCAACGCCGGCCCGACGAGCCGTCGCTCATGCGGTCGCTGGGGAGCTCGAGCGGACAAGATTACATTCTTGGCCCGAGGACATGGCAGAACTGCCACCCGTCGTCGAGCGCGCCGTCGAAGGACGATCCGTCAGAGGCTTTCCCGCCTTCGTCGATTCGGGTGCCGCCGTCGACCTTCGGGTGTACGCCACGGCCGCCGAGCAGCGGAGCGCGATGGGTCCGGGACTGCGCCGGCTGATCCGCCTCAGTGTGCCGTCACCGGTTAAAGCTGTTGAGCGTCAGCTTGATCCGCGAACCCGCCTGATCCTCGGAACCAATCCGGACGGTTCGCTGCCTGCCCTTCTCGACGACTGCGCTGACGCGGCGGCGGACACGCTCACACCGCAGGCGGTGTGGACGCGTGATGCGTTCACGGCGCTGTGCGATCAAATAGCGGCGAAACTGGTTCCGACGACCGTCGACGTCGTGGGTCGCATCGCCAAGGTATTGTCCGTGGCCCAAGAAGTGCAGCTCCTGTTGCCCGCCCAGCCGCCGGCCACTCAGGCGCAAGCCATCTCCGACGTGCGGACACAACTCAACCGGTTGTTGCCACCTGGATTTGTGACAGCCGCCGGGGCTGCCCACCTTGCTGACCTGGCCCGCTACCTGACGGCGATCAAACGCCGACTCGAGAGGCTGCCGCAGGGGCTACAGGGAGATCGAGAACGGATGGCGCGAGTACAGGCCGTGCAGGACGCATTCGACCAGCTGCTGCGCGCGCTGCCGGCTACCCGGACGAATGCGGGCGACATCCGCGATATCAGCCGCCAGATCGAGGAGTTGCGGGTGAGCCTGTGGGCCCAGCAGTTGGGCACCCCGCGTCCGGTCAGCGAACAACGCATCTATCGGGCGATTGACGCAGCGCGCGAACGCAGTTGAGTGCGGCACAGGCAAGGCGACGCCACCCGGGCCCGCACCGGCAACGCTTTGCGGGCAGCGGCGCGGGATGAATTCGCGGACCAGCACGTGCAGATCGGGCCGCACGATGGAAGTATCGCGAGAGTGGCCACCAAGAACCCGCAGACTATCGCATACCCGGCGCCCGAGGCGCGTCCGCACCACCGCGACAACGCTCCATTGGAACCCCACGTCATCGTGTTGTTCGGCGCGACAGGCGATCTGGCTAAACGCAAGCTGATCCCCGGGCTGGCGCACCTGGACCAGTCGGAACTGGCACCGAATATTCAGATCATTGCCACGTCACTCGAAGACCTAAGCGATGACGAATTTCGGGAGATCGCCAAGAACGCGATCGACGAGTTCGGCACCCACAAACTCACCTCTGAGCAGTGGGAGGAATTCGCGAAGATTCTCGCCTACGTCCCGCAGGATGCGGGAGCGCAGGCACTCGCCGATGCGGTGGCGAAAGCCGAAGACACGCTTGGCGAGAACGTGCGGCGCCTTCATTATCTGTCGGTCCCTCCGAAAGCGGCGCACGACGTCATCGACATGCTGCGCGAAGCGGATCTCGTCGATCGCTCGCGAGTAGTGATGGAGAAGCCGTTCGGCACTGACTACGACAGCGCGGTGGCACTCAACGACTTCGTGCACGACACCTTCGATGAATCCCAGATTTTCCGCATCGACCATTTTCTGGGCAAAGAGGCCGCGCAGAACATCTTGGCTTTTCGCTTCGCCAACGGGCTGTTCGAGCCGATTTGGAACCGCAACTTCATCGACCACATTCAGATCGACATTCCCGAGACCCTCGGCCTGGACCAGCGAGCGAACTTCTACGAGAACACCGGCGCCTACCGCGACATGGTGGTCACCCATCTGCTTCAGGTGATGGCATTCGTCGTGATGGAACCGCCCACCGCGCTGGAACCCCGCGCGATCAGCGAAGAAAAGAACAAAGTGTTCCGGTCGATGCTGCCGATAAAGACGGCCAATGTGGTGCGCGGACAATACAGCGGCTACCGCCAGGAAGACGGTGTGTCAAAGGATTCCGACACCGAAACTTTCATTGCGCTCAAGGTGGGGGTGGACAACTGGCGCTGGGCCGGCGTGCCGATCTATTTGCGCACCGGCAAGAAGATGGCCGAGGGTATCCGCATCATTTCGATTGCTTTCAAAGAGGCGCCGCGAACGATGTTCCCGCCCGGATCTGGAGTTGGCACACAGGGACCCGATCACCTCACATTCGACCTCGCCGACAACTCGAAAGTCTCGCTGTCGTTCTACGGAAAGCGGCCGGGTCCGGGAATGAAACTCGACAAGCTGTCCATGCAATTCTCGACGCAGGAGATCGATACCGCGGCAGACGTGTTGGAGGCCTACGAACGGCTGATTCTGGACGCGATGCGCGGCGACCACACGCTGTTCACCACCGCCGAGGGGATCGAATCGCTCTGGGAGCGATCACAAGATCTGTTGGACGACCCGCCGCCGGCGAAGCTGTATCAGCCCGGCACCTGGGGCCCTAACGCCATCCATCAGTTGATCGCTCCGAATGCGTGGCGGTTGCCGTTCGAACGGGAGTGGCGTGAGCGCCGCGCTGAGCCCTAGTGCCGCCGCACGCCTCGGTCAGTCCGGGACGTAGTCGAACTTGTCCGGGTGTGGACCGATGCGGCCGTTCTCGCCCTGATCCAGCGCGCTGATCGATGCGACGTGGTGATCAGAGAGCTCGAAGTCGAAGAGCTCGAAGTTCGACTTCACCCGTTCGGCGGAGACAGATTTGGGAAAGACGATGTCACCGCGCTGAATGTGCCAACGCAACACCACCTGTGCCGGCGTCTTTCCGAACGCCTTGGCGATGCCGGTGATCACCTCGTCATCGAGCACCCTGCCCTGGGCGATCGGAGACCACGCCTCGGTAGCGATGCCGTGGGCCTTGCCGTAGCCGCGCACGTCATCGTTGGCGAAGTACGGGTGCACCTCGATCTGATTGACCGCAGGCACGGTCTGCGCGCCGTCAGCCAGCCGATCGAGATGAGCGGGTTGAAAGTTTGAGACTCCGATGCTGCGGGCGCGTCCATCAGCAGCGAATTCCTGCAACGCATTCCACGTGGAGAGAAAGTCGCCGTCGTAGAGCGTCGGCAGCGGCCAGTGGATCAGGAAGAGGTCGACGTAGTCCGATGCGAGCGCCGACAACGTCGCGTCGAACGCCCGACGCGCGTCATCCGGCCGGTGATACCCGTTGTTGAGTTTGCTGGTGATGAACACTTCGCCGCGGTCCAGCCCCGTGTCCTGGACGCCCTCGCCTACCTCTTTCTCATTGCCGTACATCTGCGCCGTGTCGATGTGCCGATAGCCCACCTCGAGTGCGGCCCGCACAGCCGCGGCCGTCTGATCTGGCTCGATCTGGAAGACGCCGAAGCCCAATTGCGGGATCGGGTTCCCGTCGTTGAGCGTGATTGACGGGACAGTGCTCATGCTCCGGCCTCCAGGTCTCTTGACTTATCGCTGGAGGGGATGCCCACTTCTAGCCAGAACCCAACACCGCTGGGCGAGATATGGCTCGGCAGTCAGTTCAATTCGGCGCTGACATAGCTGAC harbors:
- a CDS encoding Rv1453 family transcriptional regulator translates to MVDSKLSPQIRELIRQGAWIALNPTPEWLEQLDRASVAGNSAIAGDPTLAAAVSSSNRANLVHFATSHLRDPGGVVSAYLGPEPLRMARILVRRGLGASAPDIYRIGQNVALQRWMDIVFDLTSDPHELRELLNVISRSASDFVDLTLAAIARQMKLEHTELAQGAIVERRKIVEFILDGESMNHKRAEARLGYALSGSHTAAILWCDEPDGDSRLMDRTVAALGQVVGCPQPFAVVASEATRWVWFKDVAEIDGEKVRRVLDETPRLRLAIGAGARGVDGFRNSYEQALTAQHMMVRLRSRQQVAHFEDIQMVALLTQKQGQADAFISHTLGSLASAGSVLRDTLLTYINEQCNAARAAQQLYIHRNTLLSRLDAAQRLLPRPLERTTVRVAVALEALKWFGSRDQDSTLTAD
- a CDS encoding adenylate/guanylate cyclase domain-containing protein, with translation MRRTWTWTFDLQPDQLWPVLADTNRFNEALGLPPYTLDETPQPNGTVLRRGRGKAAGFTLEWEEKPYEWVSGRHFRQSRVFSKGPFRRFGPDFDVEPDGCGGSRVSYALEWEPLNMAGRLFGARLAAQAGEHVRRRVLEAVAYLRGDDAADRLTPFVLPEPMLPPGARERATAIAREIDRSAYGNGLGDRLAELVLHAMAADLNRLRPKVLAGQLGVPVRAATEACLTAVKSGLLCMKWDLLCPNCRGAKVSVPSLADLPHGAHCSSCNIDYDRDFERNVELTFTPSPTVRPLREGEFCLSGPMSTAHVVVQVLLSPGERRTVPIDLLPGSYRGRTLHPGAVVDVEYAADAFPDLRITATGVELLAEPDGNDEPGTVTFVNETGYELAALIEERSWTRQALTAPEVISLQAFRDMFAEATLRPGDDAGVSQVALLFTDLRGSTELYERVGDATAYNLVREHFTLLAEIVRDHAGAIVKTIGDAVMASFDDPAQAVRAALAMQAKIAASAHGAEHLVLKVGVHAGPSVVVTLNDRLDYFGSTVNMAARLQGQSAGEDIVLSEAIASDPAVQEFLADIPQRHETVALKGFNEPVGFLRLLSLASPRDGEDGH
- a CDS encoding PPOX class F420-dependent oxidoreductase, translating into MGRKIATADEVGFAELLEFVRPRHRMVLTTFRTDGSLQSSPVTGGVDAQGRIVIASYPQRAKSVNIRRTGRASVVVLSDEFNGPYVQLDGGAEVIDAPAAVEPLVDYYRPIAGEHSDWDEYRRAMRDQNKCLLRVTANRWGPVATGGFPPE
- the hrpA gene encoding ATP-dependent RNA helicase HrpA, encoding MARVADPTVSELRRRLDELTIRDAARLRRRLQNVRGGFRPEKLRQLAQQVAAAESLVAARQAAVPTISYPDLPITERRQEISEAILNHQVVIVAGETGSGKTTQLPKICLDLGRGVRGTIGHTQPRRLAARTVAQRIADELHSPLGDVVGYTVRFTDQVSDRTLIRLMTDGILLAEIQRDRRLLQYDTLILDEAHERSLNIDFLLGYLRALLPRRPELKVIVTSATIEPQRFAAHFAGAPIVEVSGRTYPVQIRYRPLELPVSVGAQDDPDDPDHEIIRTETRDEIEAIADAIDELHAEPPGDVLVFLSGEREIRDTAEALAGLKHTEVLPLYARLPTAEQHKVFAPHTSRRVVLATNVAETSLTVPGIRYVVDPGNARISRYSRRLKVQRLPIEPVSQASAAQRAGRCGRVAPGVCIRLYSEEDFATRPRYTEPEILRTNLASVILQMAALQLGDIERFPFLDPPDQRSIRDGVQLLQELGAFDQQGAITDLGRRLARLPVDPRLGRMILQADREGCVREILVLAAALTIPDPRERPVDREEAARQSHARFADESSDFIAYLNLWRYLRDQRKELSGSAFRRMCRKEFLHYLRIREWQDLVGQLRSIARDLGIRESDETADPARIHAALLAGLLSHVGMRREDTREYLGARNARFVLAPGSVLTKRPPQWVVAAELVETSRLYGRTAARIQPEVVERVAGELVQRTYSEPHWETKRGEVLAYERVTLYGLPLVARRRVGYAKVEPVVARELFIRHALVEGDWQTRHHFFRDNARRRAELEELEERARRRDLLVGDDDLHAWFDARIPADVVSAQHFDAWWKKQRHRTPELLTFSRDDLLRSDEAAASKDRPDTWRTGDAALPLTYRFEPGATDDGVTVHVPIDVLARLGGDEFAWQVPALREELVTALIRSLPKDLRRNFVPAPDTARAVLLGIDPSGEPLLNALQRELRRRTGVVVPVEAFDLDTLPPHLRVTFAVESADGTEVARGKDLHALQERLATPARRAVAHAVAGELERTRLHSWPEDMAELPPVVERAVEGRSVRGFPAFVDSGAAVDLRVYATAAEQRSAMGPGLRRLIRLSVPSPVKAVERQLDPRTRLILGTNPDGSLPALLDDCADAAADTLTPQAVWTRDAFTALCDQIAAKLVPTTVDVVGRIAKVLSVAQEVQLLLPAQPPATQAQAISDVRTQLNRLLPPGFVTAAGAAHLADLARYLTAIKRRLERLPQGLQGDRERMARVQAVQDAFDQLLRALPATRTNAGDIRDISRQIEELRVSLWAQQLGTPRPVSEQRIYRAIDAARERS
- the zwf gene encoding glucose-6-phosphate dehydrogenase: MATKNPQTIAYPAPEARPHHRDNAPLEPHVIVLFGATGDLAKRKLIPGLAHLDQSELAPNIQIIATSLEDLSDDEFREIAKNAIDEFGTHKLTSEQWEEFAKILAYVPQDAGAQALADAVAKAEDTLGENVRRLHYLSVPPKAAHDVIDMLREADLVDRSRVVMEKPFGTDYDSAVALNDFVHDTFDESQIFRIDHFLGKEAAQNILAFRFANGLFEPIWNRNFIDHIQIDIPETLGLDQRANFYENTGAYRDMVVTHLLQVMAFVVMEPPTALEPRAISEEKNKVFRSMLPIKTANVVRGQYSGYRQEDGVSKDSDTETFIALKVGVDNWRWAGVPIYLRTGKKMAEGIRIISIAFKEAPRTMFPPGSGVGTQGPDHLTFDLADNSKVSLSFYGKRPGPGMKLDKLSMQFSTQEIDTAADVLEAYERLILDAMRGDHTLFTTAEGIESLWERSQDLLDDPPPAKLYQPGTWGPNAIHQLIAPNAWRLPFEREWRERRAEP
- a CDS encoding aldo/keto reductase; its protein translation is MSTVPSITLNDGNPIPQLGFGVFQIEPDQTAAAVRAALEVGYRHIDTAQMYGNEKEVGEGVQDTGLDRGEVFITSKLNNGYHRPDDARRAFDATLSALASDYVDLFLIHWPLPTLYDGDFLSTWNALQEFAADGRARSIGVSNFQPAHLDRLADGAQTVPAVNQIEVHPYFANDDVRGYGKAHGIATEAWSPIAQGRVLDDEVITGIAKAFGKTPAQVVLRWHIQRGDIVFPKSVSAERVKSNFELFDFELSDHHVASISALDQGENGRIGPHPDKFDYVPD